GAGTTGCTCCTGGGTGCGGCCCGGCGCTTCGGTGGGCGTGGCAGGACGATTCGGGGCGATCAGCAGCAGGGGAAGGTCCCCCAGTGCCCCCGGTGCCACCTCCTCCGGCCCGAATGGCGTCAGGGCGAGCGGCTCCGGCAGGGGCATGGGCGGCGGGGCGGTGAGGGGCGGCGGGGTCGGGTCCAGCAGCACGAGGCCGCCTGCCCGTTCCGGTCGCCGCCGGGCGTAGGTGGAGGCGATCATCCCGCCGAGCGAGTGCCCCACCAGGATGGGTGAACGCGAGGGCTGAAGGCTGTCCAGCACGCGGTCCAGCTCCGCATACACGTCAGCCCAGGTGTGGGGATGGGCGGGCAGGGGACTGTCCCCAATGCCCGCCCGGTCGTAGGTCACGACTCTCGTCCATTGGGCGAGGGTGGGGGCGATGCCGGGCCGGGGGTTGCCCTCCAGTCCCCGCCAGTGGGGCTGCGCCTCCTCCGGCGTGGCGACCGTCCACCACCACGTCAGAGGGTCGCCCAACCCGGAGAGAAGGATGAACGCCGGTTCCCCATTGCCCTGCTCCCGCAGCCCAGATGCCACCTATCCCAGCACCTTTTGCCCGGTCTCGCGCAAAACGCGGGCGCTGGCCTCCAGCCCCTCGCGTTCCTCTGGGGTCAGGACGGGGGTCAGGGTGGCCTCCACCCCCCGCGCCCCCACGATGCGCGGCAGGCTGAGGCTCACGCCGTAGTCGGGTGTGGGGGCGCTGACGGTCAGGACGGCGCGGCGGTCGTCCAGGATGGCCTCCGCAATGCGGGCGAGTGCGGCCCCGATGCCGTAGTAGGTCGCCCGCTTCCCGCCGATGATCGCGGCGGCGGCGTCGCGGGTGCCGGTGTCGATCTCCTCCTGCACCTCCGGCGTCCACTCCAGCCCGCGCGAGCGCATGAAATCGGCCACGGGGAGGCCCGCCACCGCCGCCGTGCTCCAGGCCAGCACCTCGCTGTCGCCGTGCTCGCCCAGCACGTAGCCGTGAACATGGGTGGCGTCCACCCCGGCCCGCTCCGCGATCAGGTGGCGGAAGCGGGCCGAGTCCAGCACCGTGCCCGACCCCAGCACCGGCTGGCTCGGCGCGAGCCGCCCGGCGAGGTCGGTCAAAAGGTCCACCGGGTTGGTGGCGATCAGCAGCACGGCGTCCGGGGCGTGCCGGGCCACCTGCGGAATCACCTCGCGGAAGATGGCCGCGTTCTTCTCCAGCAGGTCCAGGCGGGTCTCACCGGGCTGCTGGTTGGCGCCTGCCGCGACGACCACGACCCGGCAACCCGAGAGGGCCGCGTAGCCCCCGCTGCTCACGCGGGTACCGTGGCTGATGGGCGCGGCGTGGGCGATGTCCTGGGCCTCGGCCTGGGCGCGGGCCTCGTCGCGGTCGACCAGCACGAGGTCGCTGCACGAGCCGCGCAGGGTCAGGGCGTAGGCGGCGGTCGCCCCCACCAGACCTGAGCCGACGACCCCGACCTTCACCGCCCGTCTCCCGGCAGCCGCACGGTGAGCACCGGAACCAGGCTGCGGCTGATCAGCTTCTCGGCGCTGCTGCCCAGGAAGAAGTGCTCCAGCGCTCCGCGCGAGTGGGTGCCCACCACGATCAGGTCGGCTCCCCAGTGCTCGGCGGCGTCGAGAATCCCCGTCACCGGGTCGCCCACGAGCAGTTCGGCCTCCTCACCAGGTCCAGCCAGGGCCTTCAGGCGCTCGCCGTCCGCGCTCTCCAGCGTGTGCAGCAGCGTGGGGTCGAGCGCCGCCGGGGTCACGCCGCCCATCAGGTCGGGGGTGGCAGTCACGCGGGCGTCCGTCACATGCACCAGCCGCCGCAGCGCCCCCGGAAAGCGCAGGCGGGCCACTGCCAGGGCGTGGTCGGCTGCCGCCGAGAAATCGGTGCCGACAAGCACCCGTGAAAAGGGCTGGCCGCCCGCGCCGCCTTGTGAAAACACTGGCTCGGTCATGGGCCGACGCTACACCCGCCTCCCGGCATGCGCCCACTTTCTGAAGGCGGGGTAAAGGTCCGTTGCCCTCCGCAGGGGCAGACTGCCCCATGCACCTTCAGAGCCTCGGCGCGGCCCTCACCGTCACCGGAAGTGCCCACCTGCTGGGCGTGCGCGGCGGCCCAGTCCTCGTGGACTGCGGCATGTTCCAGGGCGGCGAAGAGCTGGAGGCCCGCAACCGCGAGCCCTTTCCCTTCGACCCCACCGAGCTTCAGGCGGTGCTGCTCACGCACGCGCACCTCGACCACATCGGGCGGCTGCCGCTCTTGGTGCGCCAGGGCTTCCGGGGGCCGGTGTACTGCACGCCCCCCACGGCGGCGCTGGCCGAGACGGTGCTGCTGGACTCCGCCCGCCTTCAGGTCGAGGGATACCGCCAGGACCTGCGCCGCGCCCGCCGCGTCGGCCGGGAGGACGAGGTGCCCGAGCCCCTCTACGACGAGGAGGACGTGCACCGCACCCTGGCCCTGTTGCGGCCCGCCTTCGCGTTCGGCGAGACGCTTAAGGTCGGTCGCTTGCGGGTCACGCCGGGGCGGGCGGGGCACATCCTGGGCAGCGCGTACCTGCGGCTGGAGGACGGCGACACGCGGGTGATTCTCTCGGGCGACCTCGGCAACCGCGAGAGCGGGCTGCAACTCGACTTCGCCCCGCCGCCCGAGGCCGACGCGGTGGTGATCGAGTCCACCTACGCCGACCACCGCCACCGCTCGCTGCCGGACACCCTGGCCGAGCTGCGCGACACCCTGCGCCAGAGCGTGCGGGCCGGGGGCAAAATCCTGATCCCGTCTTTTGCCCTCGAACGCACCCAGTTCATCCTCGCCGAGCTCAAGAACCTGATGGACGCGGGCGAGGTGCCGCGCATCCCTGTCTTCCTCGACTCCCCGATGGCGGCGCGGGCGACCCACGCCTATTTCGAGTTCGGGGACGAACTGATCCCGCCCGTGCGCGAGGCGTTGAAGCGCGGCGAGGACCCCTTCCGCCCCTCTACGCTGCACACGGTCCTGACCGGCGAGGAGTCCCGGCGCCTCAACCGCTACGACGGCCCGGCGATCATCCTGGCCGGAAACGGGATGATGACCGGGGGGCGCATCCAGCACCACCTCAAGCACCACCTCTGGAAGCCGTCCACCAACCTGATCATCGTGAGCTACCAGTCGCCGTCCAGCCTGGGCGGGCGCCTCGTCGCGGGGGCGGACACCGTGCGGATCATGGGCGAGGAGATCGCCGTCCGCGCCCAGATCCATACCATCGGGGGCTTTTCCGCCCACGCCGATCAGGACGACCTGCTCGCTTTTCTGGAGGCGGCCGGGCAGCCCCGCGTGTGGCTGGTGCACGGCGAGCCGGAGGTGATGGAGGCCTTCCTCCCCGTGCTGGAGGCCCGTGGCCTGACCGCCAACCTGGTGCCGGACCGCGAGCAGGTGGACCTGCTGACGACCACCTTTCCGGGAGGGCGCCCACCGGGAACGCCCCAGGCGGACGGGGTGGTGCGGCGGCCCGAGGAATAGCTAGTCCTGGGGAGAGCGCACCAGCCGCAAGCAGGCCGCGTAGACCTCGGCGGTGGCGCGGGCGTCTTCCAGGGCGTCGTGGGCCTGGTAAGTGATGCCAAAGTGCGCCGCGAGGTCGTCCAGAGAGGTGCCCACCTTGCGCGGCAGTAGCCCGGTGTGAATCAGAAACTGCGCCGTAATTTTGGTGTCCACCTGCCCACGCCGGAACACGGTGCCGAGGTCAGGCAGCAGCGGGCGCAGGAAGCCCAGGTCGAAGGCGAAGTTGTGCCCGCCCAGCATCACCCGGCCTTCCTCGGCAGCGTAGGCGCGGATGGCGTCGGCGACGGCCTCCGGGGGCTGGGCCTGGGCGTGGTGGGCCGTGAGGTCGATCCCGTTGACCGCCATCGCCTCCGCCTCCACGTCGTAGCTGTCGTGGCGCACCCGCAGGTGCAGGGGCCGGGTCACCTCGCCCGCCGGGGTCAGGGTGACCAGCCCGACGGTCAGCAGCGGGTGACGCCGGGGGTCGCGCCCGCCCGTCTCGGTGTCCAGAAAGACGATGGGCTGGGTCAGTCCCGCGAGACGCGGCGGTGGGTCGGGAAAGGGGGAGGAGGGGGGCGGGGCCATACTCCAGCGTGCCACGGCGGGGGCGGGGGGCAGGGTACACAAGCCTTCACCTTCGCCCGCTACTCTGCGGAGGATGAAGCGTCTCCTTCCCCTCGCCCTGCCCCTTCTGCTCGCGGCCTGCTCGGGCGCTTCCCTGGAAGGCGTCCAGACCTTCGAGTACAAGGGCGGTGACCACCGCACCGGCTCGCTGGTCTACGCCGAGACGCCCCCAGTGGGCGGCGCCCACAACGCCATGTGGCAGGACTGCGGCGTCTACGACCAGCCCCTCTACAACGAGTACGCCGTCCACAGCCTCGAACACGGCGCGGTATGGGTGACCTACCGCCCCGACCTCCCCGCGTCGGAGGTGACGGCCCTCAAGGAACTGCTCGACGGGCGGT
This portion of the Deinococcus terrestris genome encodes:
- a CDS encoding DUF3105 domain-containing protein; translation: MKRLLPLALPLLLAACSGASLEGVQTFEYKGGDHRTGSLVYAETPPVGGAHNAMWQDCGVYDQPLYNEYAVHSLEHGAVWVTYRPDLPASEVTALKELLDGRSYTLLSPHAGLSSPIVMSAWNAQLAVDSASDERLTPFLDKYEQGATAPERGAACSGGYGGTQ
- a CDS encoding L-lactate dehydrogenase, whose amino-acid sequence is MKVGVVGSGLVGATAAYALTLRGSCSDLVLVDRDEARAQAEAQDIAHAAPISHGTRVSSGGYAALSGCRVVVVAAGANQQPGETRLDLLEKNAAIFREVIPQVARHAPDAVLLIATNPVDLLTDLAGRLAPSQPVLGSGTVLDSARFRHLIAERAGVDATHVHGYVLGEHGDSEVLAWSTAAVAGLPVADFMRSRGLEWTPEVQEEIDTGTRDAAAAIIGGKRATYYGIGAALARIAEAILDDRRAVLTVSAPTPDYGVSLSLPRIVGARGVEATLTPVLTPEEREGLEASARVLRETGQKVLG
- a CDS encoding universal stress protein: MTEPVFSQGGAGGQPFSRVLVGTDFSAAADHALAVARLRFPGALRRLVHVTDARVTATPDLMGGVTPAALDPTLLHTLESADGERLKALAGPGEEAELLVGDPVTGILDAAEHWGADLIVVGTHSRGALEHFFLGSSAEKLISRSLVPVLTVRLPGDGR
- a CDS encoding 3'-5' exonuclease — encoded protein: MAPPPSSPFPDPPPRLAGLTQPIVFLDTETGGRDPRRHPLLTVGLVTLTPAGEVTRPLHLRVRHDSYDVEAEAMAVNGIDLTAHHAQAQPPEAVADAIRAYAAEEGRVMLGGHNFAFDLGFLRPLLPDLGTVFRRGQVDTKITAQFLIHTGLLPRKVGTSLDDLAAHFGITYQAHDALEDARATAEVYAACLRLVRSPQD
- a CDS encoding alpha/beta fold hydrolase, which codes for MASGLREQGNGEPAFILLSGLGDPLTWWWTVATPEEAQPHWRGLEGNPRPGIAPTLAQWTRVVTYDRAGIGDSPLPAHPHTWADVYAELDRVLDSLQPSRSPILVGHSLGGMIASTYARRRPERAGGLVLLDPTPPPLTAPPPMPLPEPLALTPFGPEEVAPGALGDLPLLLIAPNRPATPTEAPGRTQEQLDARFHARRARHLEWITLSGRSRAVWVDHPGHYVHLERPEVVLEAIRAFWEELT
- a CDS encoding MBL fold metallo-hydrolase RNA specificity domain-containing protein, with protein sequence MHLQSLGAALTVTGSAHLLGVRGGPVLVDCGMFQGGEELEARNREPFPFDPTELQAVLLTHAHLDHIGRLPLLVRQGFRGPVYCTPPTAALAETVLLDSARLQVEGYRQDLRRARRVGREDEVPEPLYDEEDVHRTLALLRPAFAFGETLKVGRLRVTPGRAGHILGSAYLRLEDGDTRVILSGDLGNRESGLQLDFAPPPEADAVVIESTYADHRHRSLPDTLAELRDTLRQSVRAGGKILIPSFALERTQFILAELKNLMDAGEVPRIPVFLDSPMAARATHAYFEFGDELIPPVREALKRGEDPFRPSTLHTVLTGEESRRLNRYDGPAIILAGNGMMTGGRIQHHLKHHLWKPSTNLIIVSYQSPSSLGGRLVAGADTVRIMGEEIAVRAQIHTIGGFSAHADQDDLLAFLEAAGQPRVWLVHGEPEVMEAFLPVLEARGLTANLVPDREQVDLLTTTFPGGRPPGTPQADGVVRRPEE